The Paenibacillus mucilaginosus 3016 genome includes the window AGGCGGAAGCGCAGAAGAACGTGGTGACGACAGGCGTCGTTACGGCCGTGACTTACAAAGAAGATCACCGTTCCCTGCAAATTCAAGGGACAGGCACCAACGGCACGGTGCTCCATATCAGCGAGGAGACGGTACTCGAGAAGAAGGACGGCGCTAAGCTGGGCTTCTCCGATCTGCACATCGGCATGACCGTGGAAGTCGAGCACCCGAATCGGATGACGCTCAGCCTGCCGCCGCAGACCTCCGCCTACCGGATCACAGTGCTTGATGCCGAGAAAGGGACGGACCTGCTGGCTACAGCCGGTGAAATCCAGGAAGTGCGCAGCGGGGATTCTAAGGACGACTTCTCCGTAGTGCTCAAAGGTACCGGATTGACCGACCGCTCGCAGACGGAGATCGTGCTCCGGGTCGGCGCAGAAACACCGGTCGTGAACCTGAAGGGCGAGAAGGTTCCGGCAAGCACGCTGGTGAAAGGCACTAAGATCATCGGTGTCTACGGTCCGGTGATGACGAAGAGCCTGCCTCCGATCGGCACCGCATGGAAGATCGTCGTGGATGCTTCGGCCGAATAGTTTATCGCTTGATCCAAATGCACCGCCTCTGCTCCAAAACACGAAGAAGACCTTTCCTCCAACTGGGGGAGAGGTCTTCTTTACTTGCGCCGCCTGCGGGCATGGAAGGTGCCGGAGCCGCGTCTATTGTCATACCTTTGCCGCTGAACCGTACTCCTATGCACCCTCACGGTACCGCGTAGACATAAATCTTCGTGCGGTGCAGGTCCCCGCAGGTGACGACCCGCTCAGCCTGTCACCCCGGCAGGGCAAAGTAGATGCTGACAATGCGTGCCCCGGGCCGCATCCGGTTCCGGAATATGCCGCTGAGCCGCTGCATCGCGCCCGGGAACAGGTAGCAGACGACGAGGTCGGCCTCCTCATAAGGATACCGGTACAGGTCGCCGCGGAGGAAGGCGATGCGGCCTTGACCGGCTGCCCCATAAACTCCGGGCTGCAGCCGGCAGAGCAGGGCTCCCGCGGCCCGGGAGAACCCGTACGGGATCGGCGAATTCTCGATCCCGACGAGCTGCCGGACCGGGCACTCCCTCGCCAGCTGCAGCACGAGCTGGCCCCAGCCCGAGCCTGCTTCCACGATGCGGAGGTGCTCCGGGTACCGGCTCACTTCCCGTACCACCGCATCCCGGACCACGGCGGACGAAGGCATGGGCGTAATGCCGTTCCTCCAGCTCACCCAGACGATCGACAACGCAGCGAGCAGCACCGCGCCGACCAGCACCACCGACAAAGCATCCGTCACGCGGATCGTCCCCTCCCCGTTTCATCTACCTCTCCATGACGCTTCGCCCTACCTCTTTTTGACCGCTTCGTGCACCTTCAGCTGCTTTCCCTTGACCGTCATCGTCTTCATCGCCTCAATAACCATCGGCCCTTTGCCGTTGAGAATATCTACGTACGACACATTGTCGAGGATGTTGATGATCCCAATGTCGCCCGCCGTCATTCCATCAATCTTGGTCAGCGTGCCGACAAGATCGACGGTCCGGATTTTCTTCTTCTTGCCGCCGCTGAAATACAGCTGCATGATATCCCGGTCGACCAGGCCCTTCTTCTCCTGCTTGGGAGCGGGCTTCAACTTCATCTTGGCCTCGAAGGCGTCTCGGGAGGCCTCCACTTCCTCTGCCGAAGGAGCCTCCCTCCGGCGGATCTGCTGCCCGAGATATTCCTCAATCGTACGCAGAGCGTGCTCATCCTCCGGTGTCACGAACGATATCGCGATCCCTTCCCTGCCCGCCCGGCCCGTTCTTCCGGTCCGGTGCACATAGCTCTCTTTGTCCAGGGGCAGATCATAGTTGATCACGTGCGTAATGTTGTCGATATCAATGCCCCTGGCCGCCACATCGGTCGCTGCCAGGATGCGGAACTCCCCCCGCCGGAACGCATGCATTACCGCGAAGCGGTCGTCCTGTTCCATGCCCCCGTGAATCTTGCCGCAGGAATAGCCAAGACCGTCCAGCTGATCGAAGACGCCATCCACCCCTGCCTGCGTCCGGCAGAAGAGAATGCAGGCATCCGGGTTCTCCGTCACCAGGACGTCCTGCAGAAGCTTAGGTTTCTCTCCCTCCGCTGCGAGGAACAACGAATGGTCAATCCCCGCCGTCGTCCGTCCTGCCGATGCGATCTCGATATCTACCGGATTCACCATATACCGGTGACACAGCTCCTCCACGCCCTTCGGAAGCGTAGCTGAGAACAGCATCGTAACGCGGTCCTCCGGCAGTTCGCGCAGGATCGCCTCCACCTGCTCAATGAATCCCATGCTCAGCATTTCATCGGCCTCGTCCAGGACCAGCATACTCACCCGCTCGAGATTGAGAGTACTTTTTCGATATGATCCATCACACGCCCCGGTGTGCCTACGACGATATGAACCTTCTGCATGAGCTCGGTCTTCTGCTTGGCAAAAGGCTGCTTGCCATAGAGCGCCGTCACCCGAATCCGCTTGAAGCGGCCGATGTTCGTGAGATCCTCCTTCACCTGGTCGGCCAGCTCGCGTGTAGGCGTCAGCACCAGCGCCTGCGGCCGGTTCTCCTCCCAGCGGACGCGCTCGCAGATCGGAATGCCGTAGGCGGCCGTCTTGCCGCTTCCCGTACGGGACTTTACGGTGATGTCCTTCCCCTGCAGGGCAGCAGGGATGACCTCCCTCTGCACCTCCGTCGGCTCCTTATAGCCGAGCGTATCGAGCGCGCGGAGGATCTCTTCACTTAAGCCGTACTCCCTGAAATCCGCTGTCATCCTACCGGCTCCCTTTCTTCTGATGCAGGCGGCAGTACGCCTTCCATCGACTTGTGGTTCAGGATATTGTCTTCGAGCACCGTGAACTTGTCCCCGTATTCCCGGATGATATGCCTCTCGCCCCAGGCACAGAGGGAGTCCAGAATATGCCTCAGGCTCCACCCGTACTCGCTCAGCTCGTACTCGACCTTCGGCGGCACCTGATTGTAGCTGATCCGGTTGACAATGCCGTCGTCCTCCAGCTCCCGGAGCTGCTGGGTCAGCATCTTCTGCGTAATGCCGGGCATGAGACGCTTCAGATCGCTTGTCCGCTTCTTCCCGTGCGTCAGGTGGCAGAGGATCACGCATTTCCACTTGCCCCCGATGACTTCCAGGGTAGCCTCCACCGAGATATTGTACTTTTTGCCGCTCTTCTCTTGGGTTGTCATGCTCCATCCCTCCTGATCTATATGGGTACTTTTTAGTACCTATAGTACTTCGCAGTACCTATAGTACTTCAAGGTACGTACTGTTCATATCCGTCAGAGTACTTCATAATACCACTTACCGGCCGGTGATTACCATATAGGAGTGAGAAACATGTCCCTGGATTCCAAAAGAAGCACCCTCGCGCTGCTGGCGCTCGCCGTCAGCGCCTTTGCGATCGGAACAACCGAGTTTATCAGTGTGGGCCTGCTGCCCCTTATCGCTGAAGACCTGCACATATCCCTGACGACGGCGGGGCTGACCGTCACGCTGTATGCGCTCGGCGTCACGCTGGGCGCCCCCATCCTGACGTCACTGGCGTCCCGGGTCTCCCGCAAGACCCTGCTGATCTGGATCATGATCGTCTTCGTGGCGGGCAACAGCCTGGCCGCGATGGCCGGAGGGATCGCCCTCCTGCTGACCGCACGGGTCGTATCGGCCTTCGCCCACGGGGTCTTCATGTCGATCGGCTCCACGATCGCGGCGGATCTCGTGCCGGAGAACCGCCGGGCCAGCGCCATCTCGATCATGTTCTCCGGACTCACGATCGCCACGGTCACTGGCGTTCCCCTCGGTACGCTGATCGGTCAGCAGTGGGGCTGGCGGTCCGCCTTCATCGCCATTGCGGCCGTAGGCCTTCTCGCGCTCGTCGCCAACCTGCTGCTCGTTCCTTCCGCGCTGCGGCAGGGCAAGCCTACCCGGCTCTCGGATCAGCTTCCGTTGGTCCGAAACGGCCGTCTGCTGCTCGCCTTCGCGATGACCGCCCTCGGGTACGGCGGCACCTTCGTCGTGTTCACGTACCTGTCGCCGCTGCTGCACGAGATCACCGGCTTCCGGGAAAGCACGGTGGCCGCCATCCTGCTCCTCTACGGCATCGCGATCGCCATCGGCAACGTTGTGGGCGGGAAAGCGGCCAACCGGCAGCCCCTTACCGCCTTGTTCTACATGTTTGCCCTGCAGGCGGTAGTGCTCTTCGTCCTGTTCTTCACGGCGCCATTCCAGGCGGCCGGGCTGGTCACACTCTTCTGCCTCGGGCTGCTCGCTTTCATGAATGTCCCCGGCCTGCAGGTATATGTCGTCACCCTCGCCGAGCGCTTCGCCCCGCGGGCGGTCGATGTCGCTTCGGCCGTGAATATCGCCGCCTTCAATGCGGGCATCGCCATCGGGGCTTACCTGGGAGGCATCGTAGCCGACACGATCGGCCTGATTCATACGACCTGGGTCGGCGCCCTCATGGTGCTCGGTGCAGTACTGCTCACCGCCTGGAGCCGGTCGCTTGAGCGCCGGGATCACTCTGGGCAGGAACACGCTGAGGCGGGAAGCATTCCCGTCCGCTGACCCGGCCCTGAGCTTGCTCCGGCAGGGGCTTGTGCTTCATTCCGGCCCCAGCGGCCAACCGGCTTTTTGCACACCAACCCTTATTCTTCTATCATCCATTACTCAGGAGGTTTCCATTCCATGACTGCATTCATTCATCCCACCACTACCCTGAATAACGGGGTAACCATGCCGGTGCTTGGCCTCGGCGTCTTCCAGGTCGAGGAAGGCCAGGAGCTCGTACAGGCCGTCAAGACGGCCATCCGGCAGGGCTACCGGAGCATCGACACGGCGGCCATCTACGGCAACGAGGCCAGCGTCGGGCAGGGCATCCGCGAAGCCCTGCAGGAAGGCGGCCTCTCCCGGGAGGATCTCTTCGTTACCTCCAAGGTGTGGAATGCCGACCTCGGCTATGAATCCACCCTGGCCGCCTATGAGGCGAGCCTCGCCAAGCTCGGTCTGGAGTACCTCGACCTCTACCTCATCCACTGGCCTGTGGCCGGCAAATACAAAGAAGCGTGGAGGGCCCTCGAGACCCTCTACAAGGAAGGCCGGGTCCGGGCGATCGGCGTCAGCAACTTCCAGATTCACCACCTCGAGGACATCCTGCGGGATGCCGAAGTGAAGCCGATGGTGAACCAGGTCGAGTTCCATCCGCGGCTCACCCAACAGGAGCTGCTGAAGTTCTGCTGCGAGCAGGGCATCCAGCTTGAAGCCTGGTCCCCACTCATGCAGGGCGGGCTGCTGGAAGATCCGGTGCTGAAGGAGATCGCGGCGAAGCATGGCGTCTCCGTCGCTCAGGTGATCCTGCGCTGGGACCTGCAGCAGGGCGTCGTGACGATCCCGAAGTCGACCAAGGCGCACCGGATCGCCGAGAACGCCGATCTCTTCGGCTTCGAGCTGACCGCCGGAGAGATGGAGCGCATCAGCGGCCTGAACAAGAACCAGCGGATCGGCCCGACCCGGACAACTTCGACTTCTAATCCGCCCTGCTGATCAGAAATTGATCCGTAAACAAGAAAGAGACCTTCCATCAGCCCTATGGAAGGTCTCTTTCTTGTGTTATGGCGCGCTAGCCGGCTCCGCGGCGTCGCTGCTGCCCTACGCATGCTGCGCCGCGGAGCCGGCTTCCGCCTGTGACTCGGCGGCCGGGGCTTCCCCTGTTCCCGAGAGGAACAGGTTGAGCACGATCGCCGTCAGGGAGCCGGACACGATGCCGCTCTGCAGCAGCATCTTCGCGAAGCCCGGCAGCTGGTCGAACATCTGCGGCAGCGTAGCCGAACCGAGTCCGACCGCGATGCTGCAGGCCGCAATCAGCAGATTGCTGTCCTTGCGCAGGTCGACTGCCGACAGGATCGAGATCCCGGAAGCCGCGACCGAGCCGAACATGACGATCATCGCGCCGCCCAGCACGGCACTGGGAATCACCGTGGTCAGAGCCGCCAGCTTCGGCAGCAGACCCAGCACCACCATGATCCCGCCCGCGGCGAAGATCACATCCCGCGACTTCACGCGGGTCAGCGAGATGAGCCCGACGTTCTGGGAGAACGCCGTATACGGGAACGCGTTGAAGATCCCGCCTAGCATGATTGCCACGCCTTCGGAGCGCAGGCCGTTCACGATCTGGCCCTTCTCGACCTTCTGGTCCGTTGCCTTCCCCACCGCAAAATAAACGCCGGTGGATTCGACCATACTGACGATATTCACCAGTATCATCGTGATAACCGCCGTAATGCTGATCTGCGGCACGCCGAAGTAGAACGGCTGGGCGATGCTCACCCAGGAAGCCTGTCCGACCGACGCAAAATTCACGATGCCCATCGCGTAGCCCGCTGCCGTGCCTGCCGCCAAGCCGACGAGCACGGAGATCGAACGCAGGAACCCGGTTGCGAAGCGGTTCACGAGGAGGATGACAACCAGCGTGCCGAAGGCCAGCAGCAGATTGCGAGGTGCACCGAAGTCCGGAGCTCCCTGCCCGCCGGCGGCATTGTTCATCGCCACCGGAATCAGCGAGAGGCCGATGATCGTGACGACCGACCCGGTGACAACCGTCGGGAAGAACTTCAGCAGCTTGCCGTAGAGCGGCGCCGCCAGGACGACGAATAAGCCGGACAGGATGATGGCTCCATAGGCGGTTGCAAGATTCGAGGTCGAGGCAATCGCAATGATCGGCCCTACCGCCGTGAAGGTACATCCGAGGATGACCGGCAGCCGGCTGCCGAACCATTGGGTCCCCATGACCTGCAGAATGGTAGCCAGACCGCAGGTGAAGAGATCGGCCGCGATCAGATAAGCCATCTGTTCGCCGGTCAGCTTGAGGGCCCCGCCGACGATCAGAGGCACGACCACCGCACCCGCATACATCGCGAGCACGTGCTGGAAGCCGAGGGTGAACACTTTTTGTCTGCTTAACATGAGGTACGCTCCTTAGGATGGTTGATATACGGTCTCGTTCCCGATGAAGTGCACCTCGCCCGGCGCCATCGACGCGATCCGGGCCAGCGAGTGGATCTCCACGCCCTTGTTCTCCAGCAGGCTTCGTCCCTCCTGGAAACTCTTCTCGATGACGCAGCCCACACCGGCCAGCTTCGCGCCGGAAGCTCTGACGATGTCGACCAGGCCGACAAGCGCAGCGCCGGTCGCCAGGAAGTCGTCCACGATCAGGACGTGGTCCGCGGGGCCCAGGTATTTCTGCGAGACGCTGATTTGGTACGTTTCCTGCCGGGTAAACGAATGAACAGGTGCCGTATACACGCTCTCCGAGAGCGTAACGGCTTTCTTCTTCTTGGCATAGACGAACGGTACGCCGAGAGCAATGCCCGCCGCCATCGCGAACTGGATGCCGCTGGCTTCAATCGTCAGCACCTTGGTGATCCCCCTGCCGGCGAAGATACGGCCGAATTCCCTGCCGATCTCCAGGGCAAGCGCCGTATCGACTTGATGGTTCAGGAAGGAATCCACCTTGAGGACCGTATCGGACAGGATCAGGCCTTCTTGGCGTATGCGTTCTTCCAGTAATTTCATGGGGTAAGCTCTCCTTCTCTGTGCAAAATCAAAAAAGACAGATCTCCTTGAGCATGTTTCTCTCAAGTGAAATCTGTCCCGGGGCGCTAATAACCTCATGGTGCCGATACATATTCGTACGCATCGTTATGCGAACGTCATCCCTCATGGGGAGGGACGGACACGGCCACCGCTGCGACTTTCACTCATAGTCGGATGATTGCATTGGTCATCCGGTAGAAACTTATGGGCCATATCCCCAAAATTATACGAGTCTTATGAAGTTATTTGTTTATATTACACGGTCTGTCCATGGGTTTCAATAGCAATTTTGTAGAAAAATATTCCTTCCCCCCTCTGCCTATAATTAACCAATGGATAACTATGCGTTAGGGGAATACTGACAAAATAATAAGAATAGTAAGATAATTCAATAATGATTGACAACCATTTACATAACCTTTTTGACAATGGAAATGCCAAAGTCGTATGATATTAATAGAACAGGAGGGAACACCATGAAAGGTTCAGATAAACAAAGCATCATCGCAAGCGTGCCTCAGCAGGGGTTCTTCGGGCATCCCAAGGGTCTGTTCACGCTCTTCTTCACCGAATTCTGGGAGCGGTTCTCCTACTACGGCATGAGGGCGATCCTCGTGTTCTATATGTATTATGAGGTGTCCAAAGGCGGCCTTGGCATGGACGAGGGCACTGCTCTGGCGATTATGTCGATCTATGGCTCGCTTGTCTATATGTCAGGTATCATCGGCGGCTGGCTGGCCGACCGGATCTTCGGCACGTCCAAGGCCGTATTCTACGGCGGGATTCTGATCATGCTCGGGCACATTCTATTAGCAATACCTGGAAGCGCTGCCATTTTGTTCGTCTCAATGGCCCTGATCGTACTCGGGACAGGACTGCTTAAGCCCAACGTCTCCAGCATCGTCGGTGAGATCTACAGCGAAGGCGATCACCGCCGCGACGCCGGCTTCAGTATTTTTTATATGGGCATCAACCTCGGCGGCTTCCTCGCTCCGCTCATTGTAGGTACGCTCGGAATGAAGTATAACTTCCATCTGGGCTTCGGTCTCGCTGCCGTCGGGATGCTGCTCGGACTCACCGTCTTCATCCTGACCAAGAAGCGCAATCTCGGGCTGGCCGGCACATTCGTCGCGAACCCGCTCACTCCTGAGGAGAAGCGAAGCGCGTTCACCCGGCTGGGGCTTGGTGCGCTGATCGCTGCCATTCTCGTCGCGGTCGCCATTCCTTCGGGCCTGCTCACATTCCGCAGCTTCATTGCGCTTGTAGGGCTTCTCGGGATCCTCATCCCGACGCTCTATTTCATCGTGATGTACCGCAGTCCCAAAACGACCGCCGTGGAGCGCTCCCGCATTCTCGCTTACATTCCGCTCTTCATCGCCTCCGTCATGTTCTGGGCGATCCAGGAGCAGGGCTCGACGATTCTCGCGAACTATGCGGATAAGCGGACGCAGCTTGACTTCGCAGGACTGCACATCTCGCCGGCCTGGTTCCAGTCGCTGAACCCGCTGTTCATCATTCTCTTCGCCCCGGTCTTCGCTTGGCTGTGGGTAAAGCTGGGCGACCGCCAGCCGACGATCCCCCGGAAGTTCTCGCTGGGCCTGCTGTTCGCCGGCCTGTCGTTCCTGGTGATCCTGCTGCCGGCCTACTTCGGCGGAAGTGATGCGCTCGTGAACCCGCTGTGGCTCGTGCTGAGCTACTTCATCGTCGTTGTCGGGGAACTATGTCTCTCACCGGTCGGTCTCTCGGCTACCACCAAGCTGGCCCCTGCCGCGTTCTCCGCACAGACCATGAGCCTGTGGTTCCTCTCCAACGCCGCGGCGCAGGCCATCAACGCGCAGATCGTCAAGTTCTATACGCCGGAGACCGAGATGGTCTACTTCGGCGTCATCGGAGGAGCTTCCATCCTCCTCGGCATCCTGCTGTTCCTGCTCTCGGGCCGAATTCAAGGCTTCATGAAGGGTGTCAAATAAGCATTTGCCGCTGACACAGCAATCCCCCTGACCGGATAACCCGGCGGGGGGATTTTTGTTCTTATTAGCTATGCTGTTCCTGTGCCGTTCAGCTTAAGGCCGATTCAGCCGCCGGCCGATCTTCCTTGAGCTGCTTGCTCCGCAGCTGGCCGCAGGCGGCATCGATGTCCGTCCCGTGCTCGAGACGAACGCTGCAGCTCAGCCCCTGCTTTTTGAGCGTATCGTAGAACGCCCGCACGGATTCCTTCTCCGTCCGCTGGTACTGGCTGTGTTCGTCCACCGGGTTGTAAGGGATCAGGTTCACATTCACGCTCTGCTTGCGGTCCGCCAGCAGCTCCGCCAGCTCCAGCGCATGCTCCGTCCGGTCGTTCACGTCCTTCAGGAGAATATACTCGATGGTCACCCGCTGGTTCGTCTTCGCCCAGTAGTAATCCATCGCCTCCATGAGCTTCTCGATCGGCAGCGCCTTGTTGATCTTCATGATCCGCGAGCGCAGCTCGTTGTTCGGCGCATGCAGGGAGATCGCCAGGTTGACGCGCAGGTTCAGATCCGCGAATTCCTTGATCTTCTGCGTCAGGCCGCTGGTCGACACCGTGATATGCCGGGCGCCGATCGCCAGACCCTTGTGGTCGATGACCACGCCCAGGAAGTCGATCAGGTTCGTGAAGTTATCGAACGGCTCGCCGATGCCCATCACGACGATATGGCTCACCCGCTCGTCGTTCCCTGCCGCATCCAGGTGCAGCTGCACCTTCATGATCTGCTCCACGATCTCGCCGCTCGTCAGATCCCGGCTCTTCGCCAGCAGGCCGCTTGCACAGAAGCTGCAGCCGATGTTGCAGCCCACCTGAGTCGTCACGCAGACCGACAGGCCGAACTTGTGGCGCATGAGCACCGTCTCGATCAGGTTGCCGTCCTGCAGCTGGAACAGGAACTTCACCGTGCCGTCGGCCGACTCCTGCTTCGTATGCTCGTTCATCGTGCGGAAGACGAAGTGCTCCGCGAGCAGCGCGGTACACTCCGGGTGCACATCCGTCATCTCGGCGAAATCCGTCACCCGCCTGCGGTACAGCCAATCCCACACCTGAGCCGCGCGGGACTTCTTATGCCCCCGCTCAACGAGCCATGCGGTCAGCTGCTCCAATGTCAATCCATATATAGATGGTTTCATCATTCGTTGTCCTCTTTTCGGTACGTGGAAGTCTAGTCTACAGGGACCAAGATCGTTTGCACTCTCTCTCATTATTGTCCCAGATTGTTTTTAGTAAAACAAGGGGAAAAACGAGGAGGCTTCCTTGCCCGCATCTGCCGGAGGCCAACCGTGAAGAACCGATCCGGGGAAATCGTCCTTGCCCCGCTGCTTTATTTTCGGTAAACTACTTGATTATACATTCAGCCAGAAAGGTTGCCGCTGACATCATGGAGTTATCTGAACGTATTGCCCGCAAACAAACCGCCAAAGAACCGTTTCCCATCTCTATTCTCTCCCTTACCGCAGGTGCCTTCGCGATCGGCATGACCGAATTCGTCATCATGGGCCTTCTGCCCAATGTCGCCGAGGATCTGCAGGTCAGCATCTCCTCGGCCGGCCAGCTCATTACCATGTATGCCCTCGGTGTAGCCGTCGGGGCTCCCATTCTGACGATCCTCACTCAGCGGATTCCCCAGAAGAAGCTGCTGTGTCTGCTCATGCTTCTGTTCATTCTCGGCAACGGCATCTCGGTTGTCGCTCCCAATTATGCTGTCTTAATGATTGCCCGTATGATTACAGCCTTGACCCACGGAACCTTCTTCGGGGTCGGTGCGGTTATCGCCTCCAGCCTGGTACGACCGGATAAGCGCGCCGGGGCCGTCTCCATTATGATGGCGGGCCTCACCATTGCCAATATCATCGGTGTACCGCTCGGCACTTTCATCGGACAGCACCTGGGATGGCGCGCCTCGTTCGCTGCCATCGCCATCATGGGGATCGCCGCCTTGATCGGCATCCTGATGTTCATTCCGCAGCTGCGGCAGGACAAGCCGGCCAGTATCATGCAGCAGTTAACCGCACTGGGCAGCCCGAAGCTGCTGCTCTTCCTGCTCATCGGGGCGCTCGGCAATGCCGGTCTATTCGCCATATTTACGTATATTGCTCCGCTGCTCATCCAGGTCACCGGCTTCATGGAGCACAGCGTCACCTGGATCCTCATCCTCTTCGGCTTCGGGGTGACCTTCGGCAATATGGTGGGCGGGAAGCTGGCGGACTGGAAGCTCATGCCTTCCATCCTCGGGATTTATTGTGCGGTGTGCGTGATCCTCGCGCTCTTCACCTGGACTGTTCATAGTCCCGTCGCGGCCGTTATCACCATCTTCCTCTGGGGTGCCGGCTCCTTCGCCGTCATGCCGGGTCTGCAGGTACGGATCATGGGCCTGGCCCAAGCCGCGCCTGCCCTTGCTTCCACGTCCAGCCACTCGGCCGGCAACCTGGGCAATGCGGCCGGTGCGTTCATCGGGGGCTGGGTGATTACGCATCTGTCCCTGACCGCTCTGCCTTGGGTAGGCGCCTTACTGGTTGGCCTGGCTCTGCTTCTGGGCTTCGCGTGCTATGCCGCGGAACGCAGGGCCCGTTAAGGACAACACGCATTTATTTTTACAAAAAAGCAGCAAGCACCAGCCCCTCGGGGACGGTGCTTGCTGCTTTTATGTTTCCGCCGTTAATTGCCCGACACTTTGTCCGGATTGTACTTGGCATTGAGCTTGTTCGCGATATACGTTTCGTAGATTTCCCGCTCCACCGGATCTTCCACGATGTATACCTCGATTTTGGTCACTTCATTGCGGTGATTCTTGATCGGGGAGACGGTATCCTCGAAGTGCTTCTTGATCCGCTGGCGCAGCTTTCTGGCTTTGCCGACAAAGAGCAGCTCGTCCTTGTCGTTGTAGAACATGAAGAAGCCGCCCTTCTCCCGGGTAATCAGATGAAAATCAGTGAACCCGTAAATGTGGCTGAGCTGCGGATTCTCCTGCTTGGTAATCGTAACCTCCGGTGCCGGGATGGTTATGCTAATCGTCACGATCAATCACGTCCTTTGTCCATGTAAGACTCCATCGTATCACAGATTCCCCTGTAACACCATTTGCTTTCCTTATATCTTTTTCACAAACTCCGATTTTAATTTCATCGCGCCAAAGCCCTCGATCTTGCAGTCAATATCATGATCGCCGTCAATCAGACGAATATTCTTGACTTTGGTTCCGATCTTGACGACCAGAGAAGTTCCCTTCACCTTGAGATCCTTGATCACGGACACCGTGTCTCCGTCCGCAAGAATGTTCCCGTTGGCATCTTTTACGATCTTGTTCTCTTCGCCCGGCTCGCTCTCCGC containing:
- a CDS encoding MFS transporter; this translates as MELSERIARKQTAKEPFPISILSLTAGAFAIGMTEFVIMGLLPNVAEDLQVSISSAGQLITMYALGVAVGAPILTILTQRIPQKKLLCLLMLLFILGNGISVVAPNYAVLMIARMITALTHGTFFGVGAVIASSLVRPDKRAGAVSIMMAGLTIANIIGVPLGTFIGQHLGWRASFAAIAIMGIAALIGILMFIPQLRQDKPASIMQQLTALGSPKLLLFLLIGALGNAGLFAIFTYIAPLLIQVTGFMEHSVTWILILFGFGVTFGNMVGGKLADWKLMPSILGIYCAVCVILALFTWTVHSPVAAVITIFLWGAGSFAVMPGLQVRIMGLAQAAPALASTSSHSAGNLGNAAGAFIGGWVITHLSLTALPWVGALLVGLALLLGFACYAAERRAR
- a CDS encoding nucleotide excision repair endonuclease translates to MIVTISITIPAPEVTITKQENPQLSHIYGFTDFHLITREKGGFFMFYNDKDELLFVGKARKLRQRIKKHFEDTVSPIKNHRNEVTKIEVYIVEDPVEREIYETYIANKLNAKYNPDKVSGN
- a CDS encoding zinc ribbon domain-containing protein YjdM; the protein is MAVLPNCPQCNSEYTYEDGTLLICPECAHEWNPGAESEPGEENKIVKDANGNILADGDTVSVIKDLKVKGTSLVVKIGTKVKNIRLIDGDHDIDCKIEGFGAMKLKSEFVKKI